The following are encoded in a window of Candidatus Thorarchaeota archaeon genomic DNA:
- a CDS encoding DUF438 domain-containing protein yields the protein MTPDKKTEIKKVIMRLHEGAHPDEVKKQFAEVIRGVSAVEVAQAEEELIRDGMPREEVQRLCEVHLSVLRQSLDSQRQVAPEGHPIRTLMDEHSILLGAAADLKSLTGAISNGDLKPSAEITARIRLLIRHFKESASHYLREENVLFPLLEKHGITEPPKVMWMEHDQIRATEKSLYETVPEVDAEIPARAGSMSAAASALYDLLNSHFYKENNILFPTSLKLFTAEEWTLVSREFEDVGYSFFSPKRGQSARPGDAMAAVSEGTVVFESGSLPVQVLQAMLNTLPVDITFVDHEDKVRYFSESPERVFVRSRAVIGRSVQACHPQKSVHVVNRILQDFREGKRNVAEFWIHLQERFIHIRYFAVRDKAGKYLGCLEVSQDIAPIKKIEGEKRLLDDVPT from the coding sequence ATGACACCAGACAAGAAGACTGAGATCAAGAAGGTCATAATGAGACTGCATGAAGGTGCGCATCCGGACGAGGTCAAGAAGCAGTTCGCCGAGGTGATTAGAGGAGTCAGCGCAGTGGAGGTTGCACAGGCCGAAGAGGAGCTGATTCGAGACGGGATGCCGAGAGAGGAGGTCCAGCGACTGTGTGAGGTACACCTCTCTGTGCTACGCCAGTCACTGGACAGTCAGCGGCAAGTCGCACCTGAGGGCCACCCGATTCGGACGCTCATGGATGAACACAGCATTCTGCTGGGCGCCGCTGCGGACCTGAAGTCGCTGACCGGAGCTATCAGCAATGGTGACCTGAAGCCTAGCGCTGAGATTACCGCGAGGATTCGTCTACTGATTCGGCACTTCAAGGAGTCTGCTTCCCACTACCTGCGTGAGGAGAATGTCCTCTTTCCATTACTGGAGAAACATGGGATCACAGAGCCTCCCAAGGTGATGTGGATGGAACACGACCAGATCCGAGCGACCGAGAAGTCTCTCTATGAGACCGTACCAGAGGTTGATGCAGAAATACCTGCCCGGGCCGGGTCCATGTCCGCTGCTGCCTCCGCACTGTATGACCTCCTCAATAGTCACTTCTACAAGGAGAACAACATCCTCTTTCCAACCTCTCTGAAGCTGTTCACCGCAGAAGAGTGGACTCTGGTCAGCAGAGAGTTCGAGGATGTCGGCTACTCCTTCTTCTCACCCAAGCGTGGTCAGTCAGCCAGACCGGGTGACGCAATGGCTGCAGTCTCCGAGGGCACAGTGGTCTTTGAGAGCGGGAGTCTGCCGGTCCAGGTTCTTCAAGCCATGCTCAACACGTTGCCCGTGGACATCACGTTCGTAGACCATGAAGACAAAGTCCGATACTTCAGCGAGTCCCCGGAACGAGTATTCGTGCGTTCGAGAGCAGTGATTGGACGTAGCGTCCAGGCCTGTCATCCTCAGAAGAGCGTACATGTGGTCAACAGGATACTGCAAGACTTCCGAGAGGGGAAGAGGAATGTTGCCGAGTTCTGGATTCATCTTCAGGAGCGGTTCATCCACATCCGGTACTTTGCGGTTCGTGATAAGGCGGGCAAGTACCTCGGTTGCCTTGAAGTATCACAGGACATCGCTCCAATCAAGAAGATTGAGGGCGAAAAGCGTCTCTTGGATGACGTGCCGACATAG
- a CDS encoding cupin domain-containing protein, with protein sequence MLLKRFAEQREITAIDNTKLRELLNPRHECAVLHLDYSLAHAVVEPGRATFPHRIKTSSEVYYIIRGSGIMHIDEETASVTANDCVYIPPGARQFIENTDTVPLVFLCIVSPAWKADDEELA encoded by the coding sequence TTGCTGCTGAAGCGCTTCGCAGAACAGCGAGAGATAACGGCCATTGACAACACCAAGTTGCGTGAGCTACTCAATCCGCGACATGAATGCGCTGTTCTTCACCTTGACTACAGTCTTGCACATGCGGTAGTGGAACCCGGAAGGGCCACATTCCCTCACAGGATCAAGACCTCTTCGGAGGTCTACTACATCATCAGGGGCTCTGGAATCATGCACATCGACGAAGAGACCGCATCTGTGACAGCAAATGACTGTGTCTACATTCCTCCCGGCGCAAGACAATTCATCGAGAACACCGACACGGTCCCTCTTGTCTTTCTCTGCATCGTCAGTCCCGCTTGGAAGGCCGATGACGAGGAGCTGGCCTGA
- a CDS encoding hydrogenase iron-sulfur subunit, protein MNIIVLGCMQCMYAASDLAGTMKLQYDVSSRIIRMPCTARLDINFILKALQEGADGVLVVGCHPGDCAYKTGNLGAERRVRFARKLIGQLGMNEDRVKMVFVSAAEGDKFASEVTKFAAEIRKIGPNPIRL, encoded by the coding sequence ATGAACATCATAGTACTGGGCTGCATGCAATGTATGTACGCTGCCTCCGATCTAGCTGGCACAATGAAACTGCAGTACGATGTGAGTAGCCGGATAATACGCATGCCTTGCACCGCTCGTCTAGACATCAACTTCATCCTGAAGGCGTTGCAAGAGGGGGCAGACGGGGTCCTGGTCGTAGGTTGCCACCCGGGCGACTGTGCATACAAGACGGGGAACCTGGGTGCAGAACGTCGAGTAAGGTTTGCACGAAAACTCATTGGACAACTTGGGATGAACGAGGACCGAGTGAAGATGGTCTTCGTTTCCGCAGCCGAAGGGGACAAGTTCGCATCTGAAGTCACCAAGTTTGCTGCAGAGATCCGAAAGATCGGACCCAACCCAATCCGGCTCTGA
- the mutM gene encoding bifunctional DNA-formamidopyrimidine glycosylase/DNA-(apurinic or apyrimidinic site) lyase — protein MPELPDILILARSMNEALVGRTIVQVSVNQPRVLNTTPQRFRHLIEGTCVEHVYQRGKWLICDLRGDRVLAINLGMGGEVRVHAELDVPDSRREKVVFRLDDGRQVWIHFWWFGHVHAMKTEQLGQHPQISELGPEPLDDAFTVERLATMLKRKRGRVKSYLLDQRFIAGIGNVYVQDILWYARLRPDRPAYTLTDEEVSRLHRAIRFVLGEGVRYGGGPGEQDVWGNPGRYAEHLQVGYRTGKPCPACGTLIEEIRIGSTTSYICPNCQK, from the coding sequence ATGCCCGAACTTCCAGACATCCTCATCTTGGCACGGAGTATGAATGAGGCGCTTGTCGGCAGGACCATCGTACAGGTCAGTGTCAACCAACCAAGAGTCCTCAACACCACTCCTCAGCGATTCCGCCACCTCATAGAAGGGACCTGCGTGGAACACGTGTACCAACGTGGGAAGTGGTTGATCTGTGACTTGAGAGGCGACCGCGTGTTGGCCATTAACCTTGGAATGGGCGGTGAGGTCCGGGTTCATGCGGAACTGGATGTGCCAGACTCCCGTCGCGAGAAGGTTGTGTTCCGGTTGGATGATGGACGCCAAGTCTGGATACACTTCTGGTGGTTTGGTCATGTGCATGCGATGAAGACCGAACAACTAGGTCAACATCCGCAGATCTCCGAACTCGGACCGGAGCCGCTGGATGACGCCTTTACCGTCGAACGACTTGCCACGATGCTCAAGCGCAAGAGGGGGCGTGTCAAGTCCTACCTCCTTGACCAGAGATTCATTGCAGGGATAGGCAATGTATACGTTCAAGACATACTGTGGTACGCTCGACTTCGCCCTGACCGGCCAGCATATACACTGACCGACGAGGAAGTGTCGCGACTACACCGGGCAATTCGGTTCGTGCTTGGCGAAGGCGTAAGATACGGAGGCGGACCCGGGGAACAGGATGTGTGGGGGAACCCCGGCAGGTATGCCGAGCATCTCCAGGTTGGCTACAGGACCGGGAAGCCCTGTCCCGCATGCGGCACACTCATTGAGGAGATACGAATAGGGAGCACAACCAGCTACATCTGTCCGAACTGCCAGAAGTAG
- a CDS encoding DUF3795 domain-containing protein: MTEDTSEIAYCGIYCAECPSKTGVIADLARDLRKALRDYRYDRIAESVKSIPFFESFKHYSEAYEFLGGLVKMRCKNGCKGGGGPPFCKMRKCCIEKEISGCWECEDSQTCDKLDFLKPSHGDAHRKNLRTLRRSGVSAFLEGPRHWYVKSKDE; the protein is encoded by the coding sequence ATGACTGAAGACACAAGTGAGATTGCCTATTGTGGTATCTATTGCGCAGAGTGTCCGTCCAAGACGGGAGTCATTGCGGACCTTGCAAGAGACCTGCGGAAGGCTCTGAGGGACTACCGCTATGACAGGATTGCCGAGTCAGTCAAATCAATCCCGTTCTTTGAGTCGTTCAAGCACTACTCCGAGGCCTACGAGTTCCTAGGTGGTCTGGTCAAGATGCGGTGCAAGAACGGTTGCAAGGGGGGAGGCGGACCACCATTCTGTAAGATGCGGAAGTGCTGCATCGAGAAGGAAATCTCTGGTTGCTGGGAGTGCGAGGACTCCCAGACATGTGACAAGCTGGACTTCCTGAAGCCATCACACGGTGACGCTCACAGGAAGAACCTCAGAACACTACGGAGAAGCGGAGTGAGCGCATTTCTGGAGGGACCAAGACACTGGTACGTGAAGTCCAAGGATGAGTGA
- a CDS encoding LLM class flavin-dependent oxidoreductase → MRLKYGIDMPIPPVEGRVDARKVVDWMVLAEEAGWDGFSVWDHLVLDFGGPLETYDPWIIRSAAAAVTKRIRIVANVTPLPRRRPWKVAREAVTLDHLSQGRFTLGVGLGNPPSEYEAFGEVSDARVRAKKLDESLDIITGLWKGEAFSYEGEHFRLKDVTFVPRPIQQPRIPIWVGGMWPNRAPFIRAAKYDGVVPGRNWPDVLTPSDLKTILELIEARRTTLSGFDVAVGGITSGENRGRDENTLSPWIEAGATWWFEEINAVRDKTEELEERIRHGPPDV, encoded by the coding sequence ATGAGACTGAAGTATGGGATAGACATGCCAATCCCACCTGTAGAGGGCAGAGTGGACGCTCGGAAGGTTGTGGACTGGATGGTGTTGGCTGAGGAGGCGGGATGGGACGGTTTTTCAGTCTGGGACCATCTGGTACTTGACTTTGGAGGGCCCCTTGAAACATACGACCCGTGGATTATCAGGTCTGCTGCAGCCGCGGTCACGAAGAGAATCAGGATTGTCGCCAACGTCACCCCTCTGCCTCGTAGACGACCTTGGAAGGTGGCCCGGGAAGCGGTCACGCTGGACCATCTGTCACAAGGACGCTTCACTTTGGGCGTCGGTCTCGGTAATCCTCCTTCCGAGTATGAGGCATTTGGGGAGGTCTCTGACGCCCGGGTGCGCGCAAAGAAGCTTGATGAGAGTCTGGACATAATAACAGGCCTCTGGAAAGGAGAGGCCTTCTCTTACGAAGGAGAGCATTTCAGGTTGAAAGATGTGACGTTTGTTCCTCGTCCGATTCAACAACCAAGGATACCAATATGGGTTGGGGGTATGTGGCCTAATAGGGCCCCCTTCATCCGAGCAGCAAAATACGATGGTGTCGTGCCCGGAAGAAACTGGCCCGATGTGCTGACACCTTCAGATCTGAAGACAATCCTCGAACTGATTGAGGCTCGCAGAACCACTCTCAGTGGCTTTGATGTTGCGGTGGGGGGGATTACTTCGGGAGAGAATAGAGGACGGGACGAGAACACTCTGAGCCCTTGGATAGAGGCGGGAGCGACTTGGTGGTTCGAGGAGATCAATGCAGTCCGCGACAAGACTGAGGAACTGGAGGAGAGAATACGACATGGCCCTCCTGATGTCTGA